A window from Pleuronectes platessa chromosome 6, fPlePla1.1, whole genome shotgun sequence encodes these proteins:
- the edem2 gene encoding ER degradation-enhancing alpha-mannosidase-like protein 2, with product MRAPGCVAVLVLLVHEAAAREFTEGEMSGVRQRIKSMFYHAYDSYLDHAFPYDELRPLTCDGQDTWGSFSLTLIDALDTLLVLGNETEFQRVASLLQDNVNFDIDVNASVFETNIRVVGGLLSAHMLAGRAGMELEPGWPCAGPLLRMAEDAAKKLLPAFQTSTGMPYGTVNLLRGVSPTETPVTCTAGVGTFILEFATLSRLTGDKTYEDVARRALRALWRTRSDIGLVGNHIDVLSQKWVAQDAGIGAGVDSYFEYLVKGAIMLQDEELLDMFLEYDRAIQNYTRFDDWYLWVQMHKGTVSMPVFQSLEAFWPGLQSLLGNLEDAVRTFQNYVSVWRQFGGLPEFYSIPQGYTVDKREGYPLRPELIESAMYLFRATGDHAYLQLGLDALESIERISRTPCGYASVKDLRDHQLDNRMESFFLAETIKYLYLLFDPAHFLHGGGTEGDGSWEEGGEGGQCVLGAGGFIFNTEAHPLDPAALYCCSRHAQDRRELQDVLLNLSQPNRQSKPPAKETEDPPPGQSESIALKPGEKKTPPLLSCPVQPFSARLAILGQVFSDT from the exons ATGCGCGCTCCCGGCTGTGTGGCCGTGCTCGTGCTGCTGGTGCACGAGGCGGCGGCTCGTGAGTTCACGGAGGGGGAGATGAGTGGAGTCAG GCAACGCATCAAGTCCATGTTCTACCACGCCTACGACAGCTACCTGGACCACGCCTTCCCCTACGACGAGCTCCGCCCCCTCACCTGTGACGGGCAGGACACCTGGGGCAG TTTCTCTCTGACGCTGATCGATGCTCTCGACACTTTACTG GTTTTGGGAAACGAGACGGAGTTCCAACGAGTGGCGTCGCTGCTGCAGGACAACGTGAACTTTGACATCGACGTCAACGCCTCCGTGTTCGAGACCAACATCAgag tggtgGGCGGTCTGTTGTCGGCTCACATGTTGGCAGGGAGGGCCGGGATGGAGCTGGAGCCCGGTTGGCCGTGTGCAGGGCCGCTGCTGAGGATGGCCGAGGACGCCGCCAAGAAGCTGCTGCCtg CGTTTCAGACGTCCACTGGGATGCCGTACGGGACCGTGAACCTGCTGCGTGGCGTCAGTCCCACCGAGACGCCGGTCACCTGCACCGCCGGCGTCGGGACGTTCATCCTGGAGTTCGCGACGCTGAGTCGACTGACGGGCGACAAGACGTACGAGGACGTGGCCCGGAGAGCTCTGAGGGCGCTGTGGAGGACCAGGTCTGACATCGGACTG GTGGGGAACCACATTGACGTGCTGTCTCAGAAGTGGGTCGCTCAGGACGCTGGGATCGGAGCCGGAGTGGACTCGTACTTTGAGTATCTGGTGAAGGGCGCCATCATGCTGCAGGACGAGGAACTGCTGGACATGTTCCTGG AATACGACCGGGCCATTCAGAACTACACCCGGTTTGACGACTGGTACCTGTGGGTCCAGATGCACAAAGGAACCGTGTCCATGCCGGTGTTCCAGTCTCTGGAGGCGTTCTGGCCCGGCCTGCAG TCGCTGCTGGGGAACCTGGAGGACGCCGTCAGGACCTTTCAGAACTACGTCTCCGTGTGGAGACAGTTCGGAGGACTGCCCGAGTTCTACAGCATCCCACAGGGCTACACCGTGGACAAGAGGGAGGGGTACCCACTGAGACCAG AGTTGATCGAGAGCGCCATGTACCTGTTCAGAGCCACCGGAGACCACGCCTACCTGCAGCTGGGCCTGGACGCCCTGGAGTCCATCGAGAGGATCTCCAGGACGCCATGTGGCTACGCCAGT GTGAAAGATCTGCGAGACCATCAGCTGGACAACAGGATGGAGTCCTTCTTCCTCGCTGAGACCATCAAGTACCTCTACCTGCTCTTTGACCCCGCCCACTTCCTGCACGGTGGGGGGACGGAGGGGGACGGGTCCTGGGAGGAGGGCGGCGAGGGGGGCCAGTGCGTTCTAGGTGCGGGGGGGTTCATCTTCAACACGGAGGCTCACCCTTTGGACCCGGCGGCGCTCTACTGCTGCAGCCGCCACGCTCAGGACCGCCGGGAGCTCCAGGACGTCCTGCTCAACCTGTCACAGCCAAACCGCCAATCAAAACCGCCCGCCAAGGAGACAGAAGACCCGCCTCCTGGCCAATCAGAAAGCATCGCTCTGAAACCGGGCGAGAAGAAGACTCCTCCCCTGCTGTCGTGTCCCGTTCAGCCATTCAGTGCTCGACTCGCCATCCTGGGACAGGTGTTCAGCGACACCTGA